One genomic segment of Occultella kanbiaonis includes these proteins:
- a CDS encoding ABC transporter substrate-binding protein produces the protein MSRRNVLKFAAVAGLAGTAAACSGVGGGSGGGGGGMDAGGSATLRYAWWGNNVRQENYTNALNQFMADHSEITVETEFAEYTAFQERMTTQMAARNVPDLFWVPSAQVMTYYANDMFHDLDGLETLDLSDYGADDIDGLRLDGVHNTMALGIFVPVVRYNETMAQADGVTLPEGAGWTWDGFTEFAIDYAANNPNGNWAVNYGPDHDLTLEAWLRQRGEELWTGDGQIGFTADGIASWLDFWENLRKNGAAPSLSEQDGVGADWALIGERVLSYLGNSNHIIDDAQFFPEATFKLRTMPVAADATPGHPYLYTPRLAIFGGIDEANLEAAGTLLNFSVNNTDTLRITGLTMGAPVNPRVAEEVAEFASPDEQQMLDAVAHDRALERNPRYEAPAGSSTWRTILTRVSEQVALEQSTTIDAATAMIAELQAAIDRAS, from the coding sequence ATGAGCCGTAGGAACGTGCTGAAGTTCGCCGCCGTCGCGGGGCTGGCGGGCACAGCCGCCGCCTGCTCGGGCGTGGGTGGCGGCAGTGGTGGCGGGGGCGGCGGGATGGACGCCGGCGGCTCTGCCACGCTGCGCTACGCCTGGTGGGGCAACAACGTGCGCCAGGAGAACTACACGAACGCCCTGAACCAGTTCATGGCGGACCACTCCGAGATCACGGTCGAGACGGAGTTCGCCGAGTACACCGCGTTCCAGGAGCGGATGACCACCCAGATGGCCGCGCGCAACGTGCCGGACCTGTTCTGGGTGCCCTCCGCGCAGGTGATGACCTACTACGCGAACGACATGTTCCACGACCTGGACGGGCTCGAGACCCTCGACCTGAGCGACTACGGCGCCGACGACATCGACGGCCTGCGCCTCGACGGCGTGCACAACACGATGGCGCTCGGGATCTTCGTGCCGGTGGTCCGTTACAACGAGACGATGGCGCAGGCCGACGGTGTCACCCTGCCCGAGGGTGCCGGCTGGACCTGGGACGGCTTCACCGAGTTCGCCATCGACTACGCCGCGAACAACCCGAACGGCAACTGGGCCGTGAACTACGGCCCCGACCACGACCTCACCCTCGAGGCGTGGCTGCGCCAGCGCGGCGAGGAGCTGTGGACCGGGGACGGCCAGATCGGGTTCACCGCCGACGGGATCGCGAGCTGGCTGGACTTCTGGGAGAACCTGCGCAAGAACGGTGCCGCACCGTCCCTCTCGGAGCAGGACGGCGTCGGCGCGGACTGGGCGCTGATCGGCGAGCGGGTGCTGAGTTACTTGGGCAACTCGAACCACATCATCGACGACGCCCAGTTCTTCCCCGAGGCCACGTTCAAGCTCCGCACCATGCCCGTGGCCGCGGACGCCACCCCCGGTCACCCCTACCTGTACACCCCGCGGCTCGCGATCTTCGGCGGCATCGACGAGGCCAACCTCGAAGCCGCGGGCACCCTGCTGAACTTCAGCGTGAACAACACCGACACGCTCCGGATCACCGGCCTGACCATGGGCGCACCGGTGAACCCGCGGGTCGCGGAGGAGGTCGCCGAGTTCGCCTCGCCGGACGAGCAGCAGATGCTCGACGCCGTCGCCCACGACCGGGCGCTGGAGCGCAACCCGCGGTACGAGGCGCCGGCCGGCTCGAGCACCTGGCGCACGATCCTGACCCGCGTCAGCGAGCAGGTGGCCCTGGAGCAGTCGACCACCATCGATGCCGCGACGGCCATGATCGCCGAGCTCCAGGCCGCCATCGACCGCGCGTCCTGA
- a CDS encoding alpha-amylase family protein: protein MLTTDHEPGLDPLPQNPAAERSLDWFRTATRWTQLTFVEDDPLHFDPDFWISVMRESRSDALCLSAGGYMAFYPTQIPFHYRSRYLGDTDPFGELVTGARELGMHVMARVDPHAIHADAAHAHPEWLARDADGNPIPHWAFPDIWLTDPFSSYHREFITEVAREIVRDYDVDAVFANRWEGPSAISYSEGAERQFFDDTGLHLPRTQDRTDPAWRAYTTWRSRQLSELVVLWDDAVREVRPHARFIPNRGAMLTRDLVRDLVDDRYPMFFIDKQGRSENEALWWSGRIGKRSRGMFPDRPVALITSVGPEHGEYRWKDSVADPHEIVTWMADGFVHGALPWYTKFNANVFDTRWVSPIVEAFTLHERVAGVFAGMQITSEVAVLDNVRLDPTNPWASHTAGSADEDGFYQALVEARVPFDYIADQELTLERLAPYRVLILPNCRALSDAHCAVIREWVAGGGSLVAAHESSLVTDDAGGADLALGDVLGVRLTGAPRGPVKNNYITLDPQHPVAAGFDGATRVVGGTHLVGVEPIETPTAAGAPGDRLTSVPFRFVPDYPDLPMEEVYPRGGEGSAAVVCREQPGGGRSVYLAFNVGEILWAAMQHDHARLIQNAVAWALGGEPRVRVEGQGLVDVAVRTDQTSMAVALVNLNNPMAMRGQNRETIPLPPQEISVALPPGATGATARLHLADTRAPAHVADGRVHVSVPAVDVLEVAHLTWT from the coding sequence ATGCTGACTACGGATCACGAGCCCGGGCTCGACCCCCTCCCGCAGAACCCCGCCGCCGAGCGCTCGCTGGACTGGTTCCGCACCGCCACCCGGTGGACGCAGCTGACCTTCGTGGAGGACGATCCGCTGCACTTCGACCCGGACTTCTGGATCTCGGTGATGCGCGAGTCCCGCTCCGACGCGCTGTGCCTGAGCGCGGGCGGCTACATGGCGTTCTATCCCACCCAGATCCCGTTCCACTACCGCAGCAGGTACCTCGGGGACACCGACCCGTTCGGCGAGCTGGTCACCGGCGCCCGTGAGCTGGGCATGCACGTGATGGCCCGGGTGGACCCGCACGCGATCCACGCCGACGCCGCGCACGCCCACCCGGAGTGGCTCGCCCGCGACGCCGACGGCAACCCGATCCCGCACTGGGCGTTCCCGGACATCTGGCTGACCGACCCGTTCAGCAGCTACCACCGCGAGTTCATCACCGAGGTCGCCCGCGAGATCGTGCGCGACTACGACGTGGACGCGGTGTTCGCGAACCGCTGGGAGGGGCCGTCCGCGATCTCCTACTCCGAGGGTGCCGAGCGCCAGTTCTTCGACGACACCGGCCTGCACCTGCCGCGCACGCAGGACCGCACGGACCCGGCGTGGCGCGCCTACACCACCTGGCGCAGCCGGCAGCTGTCCGAGCTCGTGGTGCTCTGGGACGACGCGGTGCGCGAGGTGCGCCCGCACGCCCGGTTCATCCCCAACCGTGGCGCGATGCTGACCCGGGACCTGGTCCGCGACCTCGTCGACGACCGGTACCCGATGTTCTTCATCGACAAGCAGGGCCGGTCCGAGAACGAGGCGCTGTGGTGGTCGGGGCGGATCGGCAAGCGCAGCCGGGGCATGTTCCCGGACCGCCCGGTCGCGCTGATCACCTCGGTCGGTCCCGAGCACGGCGAGTACCGGTGGAAGGACTCGGTCGCCGACCCGCACGAGATCGTGACCTGGATGGCCGACGGCTTCGTGCACGGCGCGCTGCCCTGGTACACGAAGTTCAACGCGAACGTGTTCGACACCCGCTGGGTGTCGCCGATCGTGGAGGCTTTCACGCTGCACGAGCGCGTCGCCGGCGTGTTCGCGGGCATGCAGATCACGAGCGAGGTCGCGGTCCTGGACAACGTCCGCCTCGACCCGACGAACCCGTGGGCGAGCCACACCGCCGGCAGCGCGGACGAGGACGGCTTCTACCAGGCCCTCGTCGAGGCTCGGGTGCCGTTCGACTACATCGCGGATCAAGAACTCACCCTCGAACGGCTCGCCCCGTACCGGGTCCTGATCCTGCCGAACTGCCGGGCCCTGTCCGACGCGCACTGCGCGGTGATCCGCGAATGGGTGGCCGGCGGCGGCAGCCTGGTGGCCGCCCACGAGTCGTCCCTCGTGACCGACGACGCCGGCGGCGCGGACCTCGCCCTCGGCGACGTGCTCGGCGTCCGCCTCACCGGGGCCCCGCGCGGGCCGGTCAAGAACAACTACATCACGCTCGACCCGCAGCACCCGGTCGCCGCCGGCTTCGACGGGGCCACCCGGGTGGTCGGCGGCACGCACCTCGTCGGGGTCGAGCCGATCGAGACCCCGACGGCGGCCGGTGCGCCGGGTGATCGCCTCACCTCGGTCCCGTTCCGGTTCGTGCCGGACTACCCGGACCTGCCGATGGAGGAGGTCTATCCCCGCGGCGGGGAGGGCTCGGCCGCGGTGGTCTGCCGCGAGCAGCCGGGTGGTGGGCGCAGTGTGTACCTGGCGTTCAACGTGGGCGAGATCCTCTGGGCCGCGATGCAGCACGACCATGCCCGGCTCATCCAGAACGCCGTCGCCTGGGCGCTCGGCGGCGAACCCCGGGTGCGCGTCGAGGGCCAGGGGCTCGTGGACGTCGCCGTCCGCACGGACCAGACGTCGATGGCGGTGGCCCTGGTGAACCTGAACAACCCGATGGCCATGCGCGGGCAGAACCGCGAGACCATCCCACTGCCGCCGCAGGAGATCTCGGTGGCCCTCCCACCGGGCGCCACCGGTGCGACCGCGCGGCTGCACCTCGCCGACACCCGGGCGCCGGCGCACGTCGCCGACGGCCGGGTCCACGTGAGCGTGCCCGCCGTCGACGTCCTCGAGGTCGCGCACCTGACCTGGACCTGA
- a CDS encoding alpha-amylase family protein: protein MTALNTRAAQSGDQPAKASPATEWWRAPFRTFQTNLREIDADLDVPGVLDFLEDFGANVWLLSVGGIVSNYPTALASQTPNPALAGRTSGDLVGDAVAAAAERGVRVLGRMDFSKVDRRRAEAHPEWLFVNARGENQVYNGLVSVCPSGPYYQEQVFEVITEVLTRYDIAGFFLNWMSFNEVDYSRTYWGVCHCLACREGFAAFAPGTPLPEEPSSPGYRTWQDYARLTLDDLTARLRAHIRSLAPGAALILGDRADIVFHEANNGVGRPLWHHLTAEHVSAAKAYRPHVPVLVNAVGFVDMPYRLAGEEPNHFAQFLIQAIAHGAVPSTYVMGRPSDSPYENITVAGEITRFHRDHANVYAGLRPDSDVLLVRGDRVGPDRAEGVRSEFEGLYLTLAETHLPFDVLSSSRIADLADLRRPGDGVGSLTGYRVVVLADVGELAPEAVAALDAFVAAGGSVLATGSSALAAGAGQLAASPVRRHLAGLTSVEATRAAYVRLDGTTPSGHPWGRPAPVIGALHVIEPHPDASVALPTLGRAPYGPPEKCYGHTEADHPGYAERTLDGGTVAHLPWTVGRVYREQGLRAVRDEVATRIRALGARPSGTGIPEQLQVVRGRSDAGTVVHLLNRSGDAVQRFLDPVPIAPVEVSLPWSGPPPRARALVAGVEVPVSPTEGGIRVTTPTVGRFEVLVLE, encoded by the coding sequence GTGACCGCTCTCAACACCCGGGCCGCCCAGTCCGGCGACCAGCCCGCCAAGGCGAGCCCGGCGACCGAGTGGTGGCGCGCGCCGTTCCGCACGTTCCAGACGAACCTGCGCGAGATCGACGCGGACCTGGACGTCCCCGGCGTGCTGGACTTCCTCGAGGACTTCGGCGCGAACGTCTGGCTGCTGTCCGTGGGTGGGATCGTCTCGAACTACCCGACGGCGCTCGCGAGCCAGACCCCGAACCCGGCCCTGGCCGGGCGCACCTCGGGCGACCTGGTCGGCGACGCGGTCGCGGCCGCGGCCGAGCGTGGCGTCCGGGTGCTCGGCCGGATGGACTTCTCGAAGGTGGACCGGCGCCGCGCCGAGGCACACCCGGAGTGGCTGTTCGTGAACGCCCGCGGCGAGAACCAGGTCTACAACGGCCTGGTCAGCGTGTGCCCGAGCGGGCCGTACTACCAGGAGCAGGTGTTCGAGGTGATCACCGAGGTGCTCACCCGCTATGACATCGCCGGCTTCTTCCTGAACTGGATGTCCTTCAATGAGGTGGACTACTCGCGCACCTACTGGGGCGTGTGCCACTGCCTGGCCTGCCGGGAGGGCTTCGCCGCGTTCGCGCCCGGTACCCCGCTGCCGGAGGAGCCCTCCTCCCCCGGCTACCGGACCTGGCAGGACTACGCCCGCCTCACCCTGGACGACCTCACCGCCCGGCTCCGGGCCCACATCCGCTCCCTAGCCCCGGGCGCAGCCCTGATCCTCGGCGACCGCGCGGACATCGTCTTCCACGAGGCGAACAACGGTGTCGGCCGTCCGCTCTGGCACCACCTCACCGCCGAGCACGTCTCGGCGGCGAAGGCGTACCGGCCGCACGTGCCGGTGCTGGTCAACGCCGTCGGGTTCGTCGACATGCCGTACCGGCTCGCCGGCGAGGAGCCGAACCACTTCGCCCAGTTCCTGATCCAGGCGATCGCGCACGGCGCGGTGCCGTCCACCTACGTGATGGGCCGCCCGAGCGACAGCCCGTACGAGAACATCACCGTGGCCGGCGAGATCACCCGGTTCCACCGCGACCACGCCAACGTCTACGCCGGGCTGCGACCCGACTCGGACGTGCTGCTGGTCCGGGGTGACCGCGTCGGGCCTGACCGCGCCGAGGGCGTCCGCTCGGAGTTCGAGGGCCTGTACCTCACCCTCGCGGAGACCCACCTGCCGTTCGACGTGCTCAGCAGCAGTCGGATCGCCGACCTTGCCGATCTGAGGCGCCCGGGCGACGGCGTCGGCTCGCTCACCGGGTACCGCGTCGTGGTCCTGGCGGACGTGGGCGAACTCGCCCCGGAGGCGGTGGCCGCCCTGGACGCGTTCGTGGCCGCCGGCGGGTCCGTGCTCGCCACCGGCTCGTCCGCGCTCGCCGCGGGCGCCGGTCAGCTGGCCGCGTCCCCGGTGCGTCGCCACCTCGCCGGTCTGACCTCGGTGGAGGCGACCCGGGCCGCCTACGTGCGTCTCGACGGCACCACGCCGTCCGGGCACCCGTGGGGCCGGCCCGCTCCGGTCATCGGCGCCCTGCACGTCATCGAGCCGCATCCGGACGCCTCGGTCGCCCTGCCGACCCTTGGCCGGGCGCCGTACGGCCCACCGGAGAAGTGCTACGGCCACACCGAGGCCGATCACCCCGGCTACGCCGAACGGACCCTCGACGGCGGCACCGTGGCCCACCTGCCATGGACCGTCGGGCGGGTCTACCGCGAGCAGGGTCTGCGCGCCGTGCGCGACGAGGTCGCGACGAGGATCCGTGCCCTGGGCGCCCGCCCGAGCGGCACCGGGATCCCCGAGCAGCTCCAGGTGGTCCGCGGCCGGTCGGACGCGGGCACGGTGGTGCACCTGCTGAACCGCAGCGGTGACGCCGTCCAGCGCTTCCTCGACCCGGTGCCGATCGCGCCGGTCGAGGTGAGTCTGCCGTGGTCCGGACCACCGCCACGGGCCCGGGCGCTCGTGGCGGGCGTGGAGGTGCCGGTGTCCCCGACGGAGGGCGGGATCCGGGTCACGACCCCGACCGTCGGCAGGTTCGAGGTGCTCGTCCTCGAGTAG
- a CDS encoding GntR family transcriptional regulator: MSAGQFQLGPSSLTDALYESVRSRIISGDIAPGEKLTEQRIADDYRVARPTAKACLERLTALGLLRRSAHKTAVVPELDEVDITDLFFTREMFECTAADRLAQARTVPEAARKAQTAIESAVRAKAFDDQVVADIEFHWALINAVDSPRLSRVYEMVSGEVHLTMGQFKAHRRTTPSTVAAEHALILKAIEDGDRAAAREQMAHHLQQARDRVLAQVVASREEAPA, encoded by the coding sequence ATGAGCGCAGGGCAGTTCCAGCTTGGTCCGTCCTCGCTCACCGATGCCCTCTACGAGTCGGTCCGGAGCCGGATCATCAGCGGGGACATCGCCCCCGGTGAGAAGCTCACCGAGCAGCGGATCGCCGACGACTACCGGGTCGCGCGTCCGACCGCGAAGGCCTGCCTCGAACGGCTCACCGCGCTCGGGCTGCTGCGCCGGTCCGCCCACAAGACGGCCGTGGTGCCCGAGCTCGACGAGGTCGACATCACCGACCTGTTCTTCACCCGCGAGATGTTCGAGTGCACCGCCGCGGACCGGCTGGCGCAGGCACGCACCGTGCCGGAGGCGGCCCGCAAGGCCCAGACGGCGATCGAGTCCGCGGTCCGCGCGAAGGCGTTCGACGACCAGGTGGTCGCGGACATCGAGTTCCACTGGGCGCTCATCAACGCTGTCGACAGCCCTCGGTTGTCCCGGGTCTACGAGATGGTCAGCGGCGAGGTGCACCTGACGATGGGGCAGTTCAAGGCGCACCGGCGCACCACCCCGTCGACCGTGGCGGCCGAGCACGCGCTGATCCTGAAGGCGATCGAGGACGGCGACCGCGCCGCAGCTCGCGAGCAGATGGCACACCACCTGCAGCAGGCGCGGGACCGGGTCCTCGCCCAGGTGGTCGCCTCGCGCGAGGAAGCCCCGGCCTGA
- a CDS encoding 2-hydroxy-3-oxopropionate reductase, which translates to MQIGFIGLGVMGAPMAANLIAAGHTVHLHRVKESTEHLVEAGGRRATSAADAATEADVVILMLPDTSDVEDVLFGTDGVAAALRPGTLVIDMSSISPVATRSFAARITDAGGEYLDAPVSGGDVGARAGTLTILAGGTAAAFERATPLLEVLGATITHVGDVGAGQTAKVANQIIVALTIQAVAEGLTFAEAAGVDPAVVREALMGGFASSRILEVHGQRMVDHTYDPGFRIRLHRKDLGLALGSARAMDLPLPHTASAHELMSAAIAQGLGDADHSALHRVLGNAAGRATT; encoded by the coding sequence GTGCAGATCGGATTCATCGGACTCGGCGTCATGGGCGCCCCGATGGCGGCCAACCTGATCGCCGCCGGCCACACCGTCCACCTCCACCGCGTGAAGGAGTCCACCGAGCACCTCGTCGAGGCGGGCGGGCGCCGCGCGACCTCCGCCGCGGACGCGGCCACGGAGGCCGACGTCGTGATCCTCATGCTCCCGGACACCTCGGACGTCGAGGACGTCCTGTTCGGGACCGACGGCGTCGCCGCGGCGTTGCGTCCCGGCACCCTGGTCATCGACATGAGTTCCATCTCGCCGGTCGCCACCCGGTCCTTCGCGGCGCGGATCACCGACGCCGGCGGCGAGTACCTCGACGCCCCGGTCTCCGGCGGGGACGTCGGCGCCCGAGCCGGGACCCTGACCATCCTGGCCGGCGGGACCGCGGCCGCGTTCGAGCGGGCCACACCGTTGCTCGAGGTCCTCGGCGCCACCATCACCCACGTCGGGGACGTCGGTGCCGGCCAGACGGCGAAGGTCGCCAACCAGATCATCGTCGCCCTGACCATCCAGGCCGTGGCCGAGGGGCTGACGTTCGCGGAGGCCGCGGGGGTCGACCCGGCGGTGGTGCGGGAGGCCCTGATGGGCGGCTTCGCCTCCTCGCGCATCCTCGAGGTGCACGGGCAGCGGATGGTCGATCACACGTACGACCCCGGTTTCCGGATCCGGCTGCACCGCAAGGACCTCGGCCTCGCCCTCGGCTCCGCGCGGGCGATGGACCTGCCGCTGCCGCACACCGCCTCCGCGCACGAGCTCATGAGTGCCGCGATCGCCCAGGGGCTCGGCGACGCCGACCACTCCGCGCTGCACCGGGTGCTCGGCAACGCGGCCGGACGGGCCACGACGTGA
- a CDS encoding carbohydrate ABC transporter permease, which translates to MATATAPTRRKSRLNRQGRAAHVFMLPWLVGLVGITALPTLASLYLAFTDYNVLSSPEFIGTANFERMLTDDRFWQSVRVTLTYVLVSVPLQLAFALLLALILDRGMRGLTFYRSAFYLPSLLGSSVAVAVLWRELFGHAGLVNSALALVGIEGSSWLQNPQTALGTLVILNVWTFGSPMVIFLAGLRQIPEELYESARVDGASVLRQFGSITVPLLTPIIFFNLILQTIGAFQAFTQAHVVSGGSGGPVDSTLFYTLYIYQQGFTAFDMGYASALAWVLLVFIGVMTAGHFLLSKYWVFYGD; encoded by the coding sequence ATGGCCACCGCAACGGCGCCGACCCGGCGCAAGAGCCGACTGAACCGCCAGGGGCGGGCGGCGCACGTCTTCATGCTGCCCTGGTTGGTGGGACTGGTCGGCATCACCGCCCTGCCGACCCTCGCCTCCCTCTACCTCGCGTTCACCGACTACAACGTCCTGTCCAGCCCGGAGTTCATCGGGACCGCGAACTTCGAGCGGATGCTCACCGACGACCGGTTCTGGCAATCGGTCCGGGTCACGCTCACGTACGTGCTGGTCTCGGTCCCGCTCCAGCTCGCGTTCGCGCTGCTGCTCGCGCTGATCCTGGACCGTGGCATGCGCGGGCTGACCTTCTACCGGAGCGCGTTCTACCTGCCCTCGCTGCTGGGGTCGAGTGTCGCGGTGGCGGTGCTCTGGCGTGAGCTGTTCGGCCACGCGGGTCTCGTCAACTCCGCGCTCGCGCTGGTGGGGATCGAGGGTTCGAGCTGGCTGCAGAACCCGCAGACGGCGCTGGGCACCCTCGTGATCCTGAACGTGTGGACGTTCGGGTCGCCGATGGTGATCTTCCTGGCCGGCCTGCGCCAGATACCCGAGGAGCTCTATGAGTCGGCGCGGGTGGACGGCGCCTCGGTGCTGCGCCAGTTCGGCTCCATCACGGTGCCGCTGCTGACGCCCATCATCTTCTTCAACCTGATCCTGCAGACGATCGGGGCGTTCCAGGCGTTCACCCAGGCGCATGTGGTCAGCGGCGGCTCCGGAGGCCCGGTGGACTCGACCCTCTTCTACACGCTGTACATCTACCAGCAGGGCTTCACGGCCTTCGACATGGGCTACGCCTCCGCGCTGGCCTGGGTGCTGCTGGTCTTCATCGGCGTCATGACCGCGGGGCACTTCCTGCTGTCCAAGTACTGGGTGTTCTACGGAGACTGA
- a CDS encoding TIM barrel protein, translating to MQHLGYDLSANVSLLWTEHDYLDRFAAAADAGFGAVETWWPFPAAEPSAAQESELLRAIEAAGVRLRGLNFFAGDMPAGERGIAMDAARRTELIANVAAVRRIAEATGCDRFNLLYGQLADDEDPTAQHATAQEAVTIAAAALADQGGVVLIEPLAAGLNGAYPLRTHEDVIALLDGPFAGVGNVGLLFDTFHLAMNGVDVVAAAVRSAAHIAHVQIADAPGRGEPGSGDLAWDEVFTALRVAGFAGPVAAEYRPTGSTADSLAWVRP from the coding sequence GTGCAGCACCTCGGCTACGACCTCAGTGCCAACGTGTCCCTGCTGTGGACCGAGCATGACTACCTCGATCGGTTCGCGGCCGCGGCGGACGCCGGCTTCGGGGCGGTGGAGACCTGGTGGCCGTTCCCGGCCGCCGAGCCGAGCGCCGCGCAGGAGTCGGAGCTGCTGCGGGCGATCGAGGCCGCCGGGGTGCGCCTGCGCGGGCTGAACTTCTTCGCCGGGGACATGCCCGCGGGCGAGCGGGGGATCGCCATGGACGCGGCCCGGCGGACAGAGCTGATCGCCAACGTCGCCGCGGTGCGGCGGATCGCCGAGGCCACCGGCTGTGACCGGTTCAACCTGCTCTACGGCCAGTTGGCGGACGACGAGGACCCGACGGCGCAGCACGCCACCGCGCAGGAGGCGGTCACCATCGCGGCCGCTGCCCTGGCCGACCAGGGCGGGGTGGTGCTGATCGAGCCGCTCGCCGCCGGGCTGAACGGGGCCTACCCGCTGCGCACGCACGAGGACGTGATCGCCCTGCTGGACGGCCCGTTCGCGGGCGTGGGAAACGTCGGCCTGCTGTTCGACACGTTCCACCTGGCCATGAACGGCGTGGACGTGGTCGCGGCCGCGGTGCGGTCCGCGGCGCATATCGCGCACGTGCAGATCGCCGACGCCCCCGGTCGGGGCGAGCCCGGATCGGGTGACCTGGCCTGGGACGAGGTGTTCACCGCGCTGCGGGTGGCCGGCTTCGCGGGGCCGGTCGCCGCCGAGTACCGGCCCACCGGGTCCACGGCGGACTCCCTGGCGTGGGTTCGCCCGTGA
- a CDS encoding HesB/IscA family protein gives MLTLTENARTAIKTIATESGLPEEGGVRISMAENGSELQMALAPEPAAGDDVIENAGARVFVPTETAALLAEQELDAATTDQGTGFTLREQG, from the coding sequence ATGCTCACCCTGACCGAGAACGCCCGGACCGCCATCAAGACCATCGCCACCGAGTCGGGCCTGCCCGAGGAGGGCGGCGTACGCATCTCCATGGCCGAGAACGGCAGCGAGCTCCAGATGGCACTGGCGCCGGAGCCCGCGGCCGGCGACGACGTCATCGAGAACGCCGGGGCCCGGGTCTTCGTGCCCACCGAGACCGCGGCGCTGCTCGCCGAGCAGGAGCTCGACGCCGCGACCACCGATCAGGGCACCGGTTTCACCCTACGCGAGCAGGGCTAG